The nucleotide sequence TTTGCGATGGCACCATAGGTAGTGACCCTCCCAAAGGGAATTAACCGTACCACCTCATAAACTTTATTGAAAAAACCCTGATCTGCCATATTCAAAAATCATTAAAAATTTTTATGGCTGTGATAATGGAGATCACTAATGTTATAAAGCCTATGACGTAGTTCATGTTGATGCGTGGTTTGGATCGCTGTTCCTTTTTTCTGAAGTACTGAACATAGATCGCTAACATCACGAAAGTCCCTATACCAGAAGCGATTACACAGGACCATAATTCGGGCTGACTAAACTCAAACCAGCCAAAACCGGCAAAAGTGATGCTAATGTACACCCAATAGGGAAAAGGCAACAAGTTTAATGCTCCCAACATCATCCCTGAAAGAAACCTACTGGTTTTCGATTTATTGAAGTCTTTTCTAACTTCCCGACGTGTGTCTTTTGCTATAAACAAAAAGTAAATGGTAATACAGATAAAGATTCCTAACGCAACCTGCTGTAGTCTGTCTACGATCTCCGGATGCTTATCGAGATATCTGGCAAATAACAGTGCTACATAGGTTTGGATCATCACCGTAGCACAAACGCCGGTGGAAAAGAGTAATCCCTTTTTACGACCTTCTTTCATGCTAACTTTAGCAGCGTACATATTGAGAAGACCGGGTGGAATTACACCAACGAATGCAGCTAAAAATCCTATAAAAAAATTAAGAATTAATGACATTCATGGTTGGTTTGGGTAGTGAATATAAACAAATTATTACGAACGGAATCTAAATTTAATGTAGGTGATCTTCTTGCCAACCTCCAGATACTGACTCTCATAATATGTTTGAATCTGTGTTACTTCTTCGGGCGAATGGTCATTTCCATATACATCGTGATGTGCATAAATAACCTCTTCATTTCGTCCGTGCAGGAGTCCCAAGGTATAGCCGTGCATAAATTCACTGTCGGTTTTTAGGTGGACCACTCCGTCTGGTTTTAGTATTTGCTTGTATTTTTCGAGGAATTCGGCATTGGTGAGCCGGTGCTTGGTGCGTTTGTATTTTATTTGTGGATCGGGGAAGGTAATCCAGATCTCATCGACCTCATTTTCAGCAAAGAGCAGATCTATTAGTTCAATTTGTGTTCGTAGAAATCCAGCATTGTGTAAACCGTCTTCCAAAGCTGTTTTTGCCCCACGCCAGAAGCGCGCTCCCTTGATATCGATCCCGAGAAAATTCTTGTCGGGATAACTTTTTGCCAGATTAATAGTGTATTCTCCTTTTCCACAGCCAAGTTCGAGGATTAGCGGGTGGTCATTTTTAAAGAATTTAGATTTCCAGCTGCCTTTTAACTGTAGTGAATTCGAGAAAACCTCTTCCCGGGTTGGCTGAATTACATTGGCAAACGTCTCATTTTCTTTAAATCGTTTCAGTTTATTTTTACTTCCCACCTTACTTCTGTTTCTAAATAATTAATGATTCGGTAAAATTAAGCAAATAATAATCGGCTGCGAATATGCTTACCTTTGTTTTGTGGAAGGATCGAAAACAATTTTAGTTGCTCCGTTACACTGGGGATTAGGGCATGCGACGCGCTGCATACCTATAATTCGTGCGTTGATAACAAAGGGGTATGCCGTATGTATCGCTTCCGATGGTGCCGCTTTGAATTTGCTTCGGAAAGAATTTCCGAAACTTTCGTGGCTGGAACTACCTTCTTATTCCATAACGTATCCGAAAAAACCCTCACAGTTAAAATGGAAGCTGCTGAAAAGTTTACCGGGAATTAGGAAAACGATGGCTTCAGAAAAAAAAATGATCGATGCATTGGTTTCTGAAGGCAAAATAGATGGTATTATAAGCGATAACCGTTTTGGGATTCATTCAAAAAAGGTGCCTTCGGTCTTTATCACGCATCAGTTAAATGTTTTAAGCGGTAGCACTTCATTTTTCAGTAGTATGATGCATCAGAAGATCATTCAGAAATTCCATGAATGCTGGGTGCCCGATGTGGATAATGACGAGAACCTTAGCGGAACACTAGGGCATCCCAAGGTTCACAATCTCAATATAAAATACATGGGACCGGTAAGCAGAATGAAAAAAGCAGAAATACCCATTGTCTACGATGTTCTGGCATTACTTTCGGGACCAGAACCTCAACGTACCATGCTGGAGGAGAAGATACTTGATGAGCTAACCGGAAAAGACTGTCGCGTATTACTCATACAGGGTATCGTGGAAGACGAACAGCAACGAAGCATCCATGACAATATTGAGATCGTAAATTATATGGAAAGTGAAGCGCTCGAAAAGGCAATCAATGAAAGTGGTCTTGTTCTTTCCCGAAGCGGTTATACCACGATCATGGATCTTGCTACAATGGAGAAGAAGGCTTTTTTTATTCCGACTCCCGGACAATACGAGCAGGAATATCTCGCTTCACGATGTACAGAAAAGGGTTGGGTTCCCAGTTGTAAACAAGAGGACTTTACGTATGAAGCACTGGAGAAAGTAAAAGTGTATCAAGGTTTTCACGGACTAAGATGTGAAGTAGACGGTAGTTCGTTATTTAGCCTTTTCGAGGGTAAAAGAGAACTCGGACCCCACGCCTAACTGACTTTCAATATATATTTTTTCATTGTGCGCTTCTACAATATGTTTTACGATGGCAAGTCCGAGTCCGCTGCCCCCTTCTTTTCTCGATCCGCTTTTATCTACGCGATAGAATCGTTCAAATACTCGGGGAATATGTTCCCGAGCGATACCTTCTCCATTGTCTGTAACCC is from Constantimarinum furrinae and encodes:
- a CDS encoding lysine transporter LysE, which translates into the protein MSLILNFFIGFLAAFVGVIPPGLLNMYAAKVSMKEGRKKGLLFSTGVCATVMIQTYVALLFARYLDKHPEIVDRLQQVALGIFICITIYFLFIAKDTRREVRKDFNKSKTSRFLSGMMLGALNLLPFPYWVYISITFAGFGWFEFSQPELWSCVIASGIGTFVMLAIYVQYFRKKEQRSKPRINMNYVIGFITLVISIITAIKIFNDF
- the trmB gene encoding tRNA (guanosine(46)-N7)-methyltransferase TrmB, with amino-acid sequence MGSKNKLKRFKENETFANVIQPTREEVFSNSLQLKGSWKSKFFKNDHPLILELGCGKGEYTINLAKSYPDKNFLGIDIKGARFWRGAKTALEDGLHNAGFLRTQIELIDLLFAENEVDEIWITFPDPQIKYKRTKHRLTNAEFLEKYKQILKPDGVVHLKTDSEFMHGYTLGLLHGRNEEVIYAHHDVYGNDHSPEEVTQIQTYYESQYLEVGKKITYIKFRFRS
- a CDS encoding glycosyltransferase — protein: MEGSKTILVAPLHWGLGHATRCIPIIRALITKGYAVCIASDGAALNLLRKEFPKLSWLELPSYSITYPKKPSQLKWKLLKSLPGIRKTMASEKKMIDALVSEGKIDGIISDNRFGIHSKKVPSVFITHQLNVLSGSTSFFSSMMHQKIIQKFHECWVPDVDNDENLSGTLGHPKVHNLNIKYMGPVSRMKKAEIPIVYDVLALLSGPEPQRTMLEEKILDELTGKDCRVLLIQGIVEDEQQRSIHDNIEIVNYMESEALEKAINESGLVLSRSGYTTIMDLATMEKKAFFIPTPGQYEQEYLASRCTEKGWVPSCKQEDFTYEALEKVKVYQGFHGLRCEVDGSSLFSLFEGKRELGPHA